Proteins found in one Larimichthys crocea isolate SSNF chromosome I, L_crocea_2.0, whole genome shotgun sequence genomic segment:
- the LOC109140796 gene encoding olfactory receptor 4E1-like, which yields MMDNVSLIRMFFLSGLNETVNYRLTLFSLTLLCYCLILLFNVSLIVTIILDKNLHEPMYILLCVLGINGLYGTTGFYPKFLWDLLSPVHVISYSGCLVQAQVVYSFACCDMSILVVMAYDRYVAICQPLEYHSILSKKRLIILACYSWLTPFCIFGINVFLTSRLKLCSPYIARLFCVNWIIVKLACFPAETTLNNIVAYITMIIYVFHGVFIVLSYMILIKTCVNSIENRAKFMQTCVPHLTSLITFLLTLLFDVMNMRYNSNKLPQMCEGWGPTRGLTQGKTV from the coding sequence ATGATGGATAATGTTTCTCTGATaagaatgttttttctttctggtttaAATGAAACAGTGAACTACAGATtgactctcttctctctcacattACTATGTTACTGTTTGATTTTGCTGTTTAATGTTTCTCTCATTGTGACCATCATCTTGGATAAAAACCTCCATGAACCTATGTATATTCTATTATGTGTTTTGGGCATCAATGGACTTTATGGCACAACAGGTTTCTACCCCAAGTTTCTCTGGGATCTACTTTCTCCTGTTCATGTTATCTCTTATTCTGGATGCCTTGTTCAGGCTCAAGTAGTGTACTCATTTGCCTGCTGTGATATGTCTATTCTTGTAGTCATGGCATATGACAGATACGTGGCTATCTGTCAACCACTGGAGTACCACTCTATCCTATCAAAGAAAAGACTAATTATTTTGGCATGTTACTCTTGGCTAACACCGTTCTGCATTTTTGGCataaatgtttttctaacaTCTAGGTTAAAGTTGTGCAGCCCATATATTGCcagacttttttgtgtgaattgGATTATTGTTAAACTTGCTTGTTTCCCAGCTGAAACAACTCTTAACAATATAGTTGCATACATAACAATGATCATTTATGTCTTTCATggtgtttttatagttttgtcaTACATGATTCTCATTAAAACATGTGTAAACTCTATAGAAAACAGGGCAAAGTTCATGCAAACATGTGTGCCACATTTAACCTCCTTAATCACTTTCCTTCTGACTCTACTGTTTGATGTTATGAATATGCGATATAATTCAAATAAGTTACCTCAAATGTGTGAGGGATGGGGACCCACCCGAGGGCTAACCCAAGGTAAGACAGTCTAG